ACGGTGAGCTATGAAGAATATATGGAGCTGGTTGATTCCTCTGATCAAAGGTACGAACTGATCGACGGTGAGATTTATCTGTTAGCTTCATCTTCCTTTACCCACCAGGTGGTTGTTAACGAAATATCCGGTCATTTTTATAACTATTTTAGGGGAAAACCTTGTCGATCCTTAACCGCTCCGTTGGATATACGGCTTTTCGGTTATGCGACCAAGTTTGAAGAAGATCCGAATGTTGTCCAGCCGGATGTCATCGTGATCTGTGATGAAGACAAGGTTAATGAAAAGAACAAGTATGAAGGCATACCGACTCTGGTGGTCGAAGTCTTGTCTCCTTCGACCAAAGGCAAAGATCTGGTTGCCAAATTAAATCTCTATATGAAAAGCGGTGTTTTAGAATACTGGGTTGTAAGTCTGGAAAACAAAAGCATTCTTCAATACGCTTTTTCTAAAGAAAGAGATATAGACAATCTAAGGAGTTTCCAGCAGGGAGATACGATTCAATCGACTGTCTTTCCGGATTTGGAAATACTTTTATCTGATATTTTCTCTGAGATTTAGCTGCCAGAAAATTAGCAATAAGTAGGTGTTCATATTGATGGATGGAAATAATCGTGCAAATATTAAGCCCGGCACACACGTTTTTATCGTACAAAAACAAGATCAGCGAACAGAAAAATTGACCGAAGGAATCGTTAAAGATATTCTAACGAATTCATCGAATCATCCTCATGGAATTAAAGTCCGGCTAAGTAATGGCATTGTAGGTCGAGTAAAGCAAATCATTCCTTAGGATTACTTATTTTGTTTTTTATGAAAAAAACTCAAGAACTCTTTAGGAATCGGACTTTCAAAATGCATAATTTCATTGGTTACCGGATGCTTGAAAGCCAGGATGTGAGCATGAAGTCCTAACCGGTTGATGCTGCTCTTTATTCCTCCATATTTTATATCCCCGATAACACTGTGCCCGATATCTTGCATATGAATACGTATTTGATTTTTGCGGCCGGTCTCCAGTTTTACCTCCAATAAAGAATAGGAATTGTTTTTTTCCAATACCTTGTAATGGGTCACGGCTTTTTGCCCCCCATTGGGAGTCTTGCTAGAGTACATTCGAAGCGCTTTATTTTCCGTTAACCAAGAGGTGATGGTCCCTTGATCGTCGGTTAGGGGACCATGAACAACCACGGCATAACTTCTTTCCAGAACAACTTCCTTCCAGGCGTTTTGGAGTTTTTCCTTTATCTCTTCGCTTTTGGCAAACATCATGACCCCGGAGGTTTCTCTATCCAGTCGATGTACAACAAAAACCCGACTCTGATTATCTCTTTTTTTGATATGTGTACTTAAAACATTATAAGCTGTTAATTCCTTTTCTCTGTCGGTCGCGATTGAAAGCATTCCGGCAGGTTTTTCTATGATGATAAGATATTCATCTTCAAAGAAAATCTTTAGCCCCAGGGGCTTGAGCTCTCTTCTTTCTTGATAGACTTTGCTCCGATTAATGTTAACCTTTTGACCAGCAACCAACGGATAGTTAAACAAAGTTGTTACTTCGCCGTCTACAGAAATCTGGCGATGGGCGAGAAGTGACTTAATAGAGTTTCTCCCTTGTTGTGGCAACTGAGCGATAAGGAACTTTAACAATTCATTTTCTTTATCAACGATAAGGGAAGCTTGTTTCTCTGGACGATGTTTGGTATTTGCTTTTTTCATCTGTTAACCCCTTCATGATCATATTATTTTGAGTAAGCGAGAATCTTTCCATAAGATAATTGCCATTATGATAAAAAAACTCTGACATTTTAGTATTAGCTATTATTGAATAAATAGCAATAGGCGAGATTTTCTATCAGCCATTTGGCCTCCTATATATTTAATTATTGCATTTAATCTGTTGATGGTATAAAATAACAATAGAACATATGTTCTAAGAGGTGAAACGATGAAGATCAACCGGCTTTTGGAAATGATTATTCTTTTATTGAATAAAGGGACCATCACTGCCGGTGAGCTCTCCGACCGGTTTCAGGTATCTGTGCGGACGATTTACCGGGATATTGATATTCTATCCACGTCCGGGGTTCCGGTGGTGATGACCAGAGGCAACGGCGGGGGAATATCGCTGCTGGAGGAGTATTCTCTGAGCAAGGTCATGATCAGTGAGCAGGAGAGGGACGGTTTGCTGCTTGCTTTGCAGACCCTGCAAGCTACCGGATATCCGCAAAGCGAGGATATCCTGACAAAACTTGGAGCGGTGTTTAAGGAGCCCTCCCGCAAAGATCGGATCGAGATTGATTTCTCTTATTGGAGCACACGCCCAATGAAAAGAATAAATTCAACGATATTAAAGAAGCGATTTGGCAGCGCAGGGTAATTTCCTTTGATTACGTAAATTCCAATGGCCTAAAAAGCAGCCGTTCGGCTGAACCGGAGAGGCTGCTGTACAAAGGCCATACCTGGTATTTAATTGCTTACTGCCGCAAGCGGGAAGGGCACCGCATTTTTCGTCTGACCAGAGTTAAAAATGTTATGGTCTTGGAAGAAACATTTACCCCGAGGCTTTGTCCGGAATGGGAAGAAGAGGCAAGCGGCCTACCGGATTCTGTCCATCTTAAACTAAAGTTTCAGCCCAGGATCTTAAACCGGATTTACGATGATTTTGCCGAAGAACTCATTACAAAAAATGAGGACGGCACTTTGGTCGTCGAGGTGGACTTTCCGGAAGATGAGTGGGTCTATGGCTATATCCTTTCTTTCGGCAGCTATGTTGAAGTATTGGAGCCCGTACATATCCGGCGAATCGTTACCGAACGGTTAAAACAGGCTTTAGAAAAATACGAAGCTCCTCAAATATGACATCCTATTGTCAATGCATTCCAGTAAGATAGAGGTAGTGAAAACTTAGAGATAGTGAAAACTCAATGGAACAAAAATATTTGAAAGGGAGAAAAGTGTCATGTTTCAAATTGAACTTTCGGAGCGTAAAGCTCAGCCTGCCCTGGTGGTCACAGCGAAAACGACCGTGGCCGAACTGCCGAAAGTGATCGGCGAAAGCTATGGGAAAATCATGGGGTATCTGAATGAACTCGGTGTCCAGCCGGTCGATGCTCCGTATACTGCCTACTACAACCTGGATATGGAAAACCTGGATGTAGAAATGGGGTTTCCCGTTGCTAAGCTTTTCCCGGATAAGGAGGAGATTCATGCTCGGGAGATTCCAGCCGGCAAATCTGCCAGCTGCATTTACAAGGGACCCTATAGCGGGATGGAGCAGCCTTATAACGAAATGTTCCGCTGGATCGAAGAAAATGGCTGC
This genomic stretch from Dehalobacter restrictus DSM 9455 harbors:
- a CDS encoding type II toxin-antitoxin system prevent-host-death family antitoxin; amino-acid sequence: MRINTTDMQNAFGKYLSLVEKEDIIITKNGKSVAKLIRYNEPNYFLVHEEANTYRSTKTVSYEEYMELVDSSDQRYELIDGEIYLLASSSFTHQVVVNEISGHFYNYFRGKPCRSLTAPLDIRLFGYATKFEEDPNVVQPDVIVICDEDKVNEKNKYEGIPTLVVEVLSPSTKGKDLVAKLNLYMKSGVLEYWVVSLENKSILQYAFSKERDIDNLRSFQQGDTIQSTVFPDLEILLSDIFSEI
- a CDS encoding YwbE family protein, translating into MDGNNRANIKPGTHVFIVQKQDQRTEKLTEGIVKDILTNSSNHPHGIKVRLSNGIVGRVKQIIP
- a CDS encoding RluA family pseudouridine synthase; its protein translation is MKKANTKHRPEKQASLIVDKENELLKFLIAQLPQQGRNSIKSLLAHRQISVDGEVTTLFNYPLVAGQKVNINRSKVYQERRELKPLGLKIFFEDEYLIIIEKPAGMLSIATDREKELTAYNVLSTHIKKRDNQSRVFVVHRLDRETSGVMMFAKSEEIKEKLQNAWKEVVLERSYAVVVHGPLTDDQGTITSWLTENKALRMYSSKTPNGGQKAVTHYKVLEKNNSYSLLEVKLETGRKNQIRIHMQDIGHSVIGDIKYGGIKSSINRLGLHAHILAFKHPVTNEIMHFESPIPKEFLSFFHKKQNK
- a CDS encoding helix-turn-helix transcriptional regulator → MKINRLLEMIILLLNKGTITAGELSDRFQVSVRTIYRDIDILSTSGVPVVMTRGNGGGISLLEEYSLSKVMISEQERDGLLLALQTLQATGYPQSEDILTKLGAVFKEPSRKDRIEIDFSYWSTRPMKRINSTILKKRFGSAG
- a CDS encoding helix-turn-helix transcriptional regulator, with protein sequence MEHTPNEKNKFNDIKEAIWQRRVISFDYVNSNGLKSSRSAEPERLLYKGHTWYLIAYCRKREGHRIFRLTRVKNVMVLEETFTPRLCPEWEEEASGLPDSVHLKLKFQPRILNRIYDDFAEELITKNEDGTLVVEVDFPEDEWVYGYILSFGSYVEVLEPVHIRRIVTERLKQALEKYEAPQI
- a CDS encoding GyrI-like domain-containing protein, which gives rise to MFQIELSERKAQPALVVTAKTTVAELPKVIGESYGKIMGYLNELGVQPVDAPYTAYYNLDMENLDVEMGFPVAKLFPDKEEIHAREIPAGKSASCIYKGPYSGMEQPYNEMFRWIEENGCKPAGVYYEYYCNAPSDVPESELLTRIVMPIIEK